TTTATAAAGGGCTCTATTCCGTATTTTTCTATCTCTTGCTTGCCGTCAATGCCAAGCAATTTCTCAACTTCCAACTCCACCGGCAAGCCGTGAGTGTCCCAGCCCGCAATCCTGTCCACATGATAACCTTTCATTGTCTTGTATCGCGGGATAATATCTTTCATAACGCGGGTCAGGATATGCCCGATATGCGGTTTGCCGTTTGCTGTGGGCGGTCCGTCATAAAAGGTAAACTCGGGCTTGCCTTGGGTTTTTTGCAATGTTTTTTGGAAAATATTGTTTTTATTCCAAAAATCAATAACTTTTTGCTCTCTCGCGCTAAAATCTAAAGAATTATCAACCTTGTCATACATCTTATGTCGCTCCAAAAATATCTCAAAAAAATATTATTCTTAATTATCGTGTAATAGTCAAATTTTGTCAAGAATATTGCTAAACGTTAACCAATCCGAAGAAGTGACCACAGCCAAAACCGGAAGCGTGTTGTCGCCATGTCTAGTCAACAATACGGCCTTTAGGCGCGGGTTTTGGGCGTAAACGGTCAAAACGTCTATAATGCTCGCGCTAGTGGGCATAAACACATATTCCTCATAATCAATATGCGCGATTTGGCTCAGCTTTATCTTTTTCAGGTCTTCGTAATTTAAAATCTTTTTGGTCTGCAAAATTTTGACTAACACATTAAGAATCTGTTTTGAGTTGACTATCCCCGCCACGCGGTCGCCTTGATAGATAGGGATATTGGAATAATTATGCTTAGAAATCGCCTCAATCAAGTCCGAAACATTTTGGTCGTCGTCAAAGGCTATAATCTGCCTTTTTTTGACGACGTCAATCGCCAAAGGCGGCGAGGTCAATAATCTGGCTATATGAGTAATAAGCTCCACCGCCTCGTCGTTGGGCTGGGCTATTATCTTATCGGTGGATTTGTGCACGATAGCGTTTCTAAGACGCCCGAAATCATACAGCTCGTCGGCGTATTTTTTGACCAATTGGTTTTTGGGCGCCGTTTGCCTTAACAGCTCGGAAAAAGACAGGCTGTCTTTGTATCCGTATTGCGTGCGCAGCGTTCTGTCTATTATGTTATACGCTTCTATAAACTTGGACGCGTTTGAACTCATGTAGATATTATAACATATATGCAAACAATAAAAAAACCAATGCGGCTAGGGATATTTTAAAAAGGGTTTTTTAAATTTTTTTAATCAAAATTTTCGCGTTTTTTGTGTTTTTTTCCAAAATATAACCCTTGCTAAAAATACCAATATCATTTATAATTATTACGCTGTGCTAAGTGGGGAGCTAGCGGTGCCCTGAACCTGCAATCCGCTACAGCAGGACCGAATATTTCTCGCGGTGCATCTTATGGAAAGCAGGAGTATGTAAGGAGCGTTGATATCGGGGTCTTATGCAATGACAACCCGCGAACCGTGTCAGGGCGGGAACGCAGCAGCGCTAAGCGGAATTTGTTATGTGCCATAAGGAAGCTTCGGAGGAGCCGCCTGCATAAATACCGTTTCGGTAAGGTGTATCAACAGAAATTGCACAGCATTGCAAAATGAGCGATTTTTTTAAAAAAATCGCTCATTTTGTTTTTTGGTTTATTTTAAAATTTAATTTTCTTGTCTTTTGGTTATAGTTTAATTTAACTTCTCCAA
This sequence is a window from Clostridiales bacterium. Protein-coding genes within it:
- a CDS encoding CBS domain-containing protein codes for the protein MSSNASKFIEAYNIIDRTLRTQYGYKDSLSFSELLRQTAPKNQLVKKYADELYDFGRLRNAIVHKSTDKIIAQPNDEAVELITHIARLLTSPPLAIDVVKKRQIIAFDDDQNVSDLIEAISKHNYSNIPIYQGDRVAGIVNSKQILNVLVKILQTKKILNYEDLKKIKLSQIAHIDYEEYVFMPTSASIIDVLTVYAQNPRLKAVLLTRHGDNTLPVLAVVTSSDWLTFSNILDKI